One region of Solea senegalensis isolate Sse05_10M linkage group LG14, IFAPA_SoseM_1, whole genome shotgun sequence genomic DNA includes:
- the LOC122780403 gene encoding regulator of G-protein signaling 4-like, with the protein MCKGLATLPATCLKSAKDIKHKISFLLQKPEAQEADQKQQKQQKEKTSSAAKRVPSATEVKKWKESFSHVMSSEKGRAVFASFLRSEFSEENMHFWLACEDYKKTAPPKLVTKAKQIYRQYVETDAPQEVNLDAATREETRQNMENACPSCFDEAQRVIYVLMEKDSYRRFLKSKRIEGPFQTQATVERKEMKLCNFAEDRQVLAGGA; encoded by the exons ATGTGTAAAGGACTTGCAACACTTCCTGCAACATGCCTGAAAAG TGCAAAAGACATCAAGCACAAAATCAGCTTCTTACTGCAGAAGCCTGAAGCCCAAGAGGCAGatcagaagcagcagaagcagcagaaagagAAGACATCATCTGCTGCAAAGAG GGTGCCGTCTGCAACCGAGGTGAAGAAATGGAAGGAGTCCTTCAGCCACGTCATGAGCAGTGAGA AGGGCCGGGCGGTCTTCGCCAGCTTCCTGCGGTCCGAGTTCAGTGAGGAGAACATGCATTTCTGGCTGGCCTGCGAGGACTACAAGAAGACAGCACCTCCCAAACTGGTGACGAAAGCCAAGCAGATCTACCGGCAGTATGTCGAGACGGACGCGCCTCAGGAG GTGAACTTAGACGCGGCGACCAGAGAAGAGACGAGGCAGAACATGGAGAACGCGTGCCCGTCCTGTTTCGACGAGGCTCAGCGGGTGATCTACGTCTTGATGGAGAAGGACTCCTACAGGCGCTTCCTGAAGTCCAAGCGGATCGAGGGCCCGTTTCAGACGCAGGCCACGGtggagaggaaggagatgaAACTGTGCAATTTTGCAGAGGACAGGCAGGTGTTGGCCGGCGGCGCATAA